Part of the Drosophila kikkawai strain 14028-0561.14 chromosome 3L, DkikHiC1v2, whole genome shotgun sequence genome is shown below.
aatcagAAACTCTTCGAGCGTTGGAGAGGCACCATAGCTGCTCCAATTTAAAAcactaaaataaaactaataaacaaataaaacctaaaTACCAAAGTCTTATCAATAAAAACTTGGGAATCCTGGAACTTCGGAACAATCTTATTTCATGGCGACCGTGACATAGGATCTGcaataacaaacaacaacaacagcaacaataaaaagtgaaataataaatatttgtgatGGGAAGGGCCGGCGTGAAAAATCGCATGAAGAAGAGAATAGCCCATTTAAAGTGGCTTTTATACACTAATATGCCACGACCGCCGTGGGCTACAGCCCAGAAACTTGAAGCGGAGCTCGATTTTCTGAAAACAGAAGTGAAAAAGCCAACACTAAAAAGCCCAATCCAAACTCACCTCGCCAccaagcaaataaaatcaatatataacGAAACAACAAAACCTCCTCTTCCGAAGCCAATCCCAAAGAAACCGCAAACCTGCCCGATCGACTGCCCCGGACCACTCAACTCTGCGGCATGCAAATACGCATGTATGAAGacctgtgcgaagaccagcaccggtaccgcctgagcccataggcccaggacatcAGCAGCTGAAAACATCAGCAGTGTGAGTGGCAGGCCGCCTCTTACACCTACGAGGGAGCGTCAGCAAAGCCAGGCCGGCGACGACCAGCTGACGCAGACAACACTGGACCCTGACGCAgcccaaatattttaaacatttttgcactgcgttgcatatttttttgcgAGTGCACTACGatgcaccttttttttttaacaataatttgtACATTTGAGCGGAATTTCTTCTGCCCGATTAGAAGTGTAGCCTGTAAAGTTATGCGGAAAATTAGGTAGGAATTTTGTAAAACCAGATGCGCGATAACGCGATCAGCAAACATTTTACAGAAGACGAAagtaaattcaataaaaattgcaaatttccAATAGAACCAAAAACCTGTCTTAATGGAATTAATAGGATCAGTAACATTTTTATAGAGTCAAAATAATACAGTATATGAACCCAAAGTATatgaaataacaaaaaaaatgacgCTAGATATCAAAACAGTGGATTCCACTGCAAACGTCATCAACAAAGTAGAATCGAGTAACATCGATCTATATTGGGTGCATATACTCCTCATAATCATTGTCGTTATTATGTGCTCTAACttctttttcaaaatttacaaACTGCACAGCAgatgtttaaagaaaaaatatatctgccgccgcctgcgagcagcgcagctacgagacctAGCTTAAAGTAAAACTTAaggaatattgtaaaaatcagAAACTCTTCGAGCGTTGGAGCAGCACCATAGCTGCTCCAATTTAAAAcactaaaataaaactaataaacaaataaaacctaaaTACCAAAGTCTTATCAATAAAAACTTGGGAATCCTGGAACTTCGGAACAATCTTATTTCAGTAtacgattttcgatttttatgctctaaaaaaaaaatttttttttaattttaaattcttcgtTAGAGGACTagctattattataataaatatgtggtcaaaatttggcgTTGATCGgaaattatagttttttagtagacgtgtccaccgcaaaggtaatttcgaaaaaacaagattctgagataatcgcgtttaaagtttcaagtttgttcaaGCCGATGTGCAGGTCGTGcactataaatagctacaacttcggctctaatgctccgatcgttatgaatttttgtaagaatattctcaacagtatatacttgaagaatatgcaataaaaaaagtcgattttttcatcatcacaactgtatataaccccttaattaaatattatcttGGTGAAGTATCGGGCGCTGTTGTCCTATTTGGTTTTGGCGTTTGCTCACCTCAGTTGCTGGGATAGAACTGTTTTAAGGGACAACAAAgtttcaatataaaaaaatatatcttaagcGATTTAAATTTAGTCAGTTTAATCAAAACACAAGTgtccattaaaaataaaatttttcttccacgaaaattcaaattcaaatcctTTGGGTGCGCCCGCCTACGGTCTTACTTGCTGCAGATGGTGATGGTCACaccaaaattgtaaaaatctCTTAGAAAAGTTGCGATCACACTGAAGCCACGCCAGGCCCTATATAAAAAAGCCCAGCCCGTAAATTTTTTCCTGTTGATCGACAGCGGTCGATTTCCGGAGCatcaatttctcgttttcaaaaacgaaaacgaaaaaatcttgccgttttcctGCAGTACTGGAGGTGGCGAATATGTATGCACACGAAAGCATAAACgaaaattcataataaaaaaagtaagcatCGCCTTTGTTTTCGAAATTTTGAGCAAAAGGGCAAAGTAAAAGTTGAAAGCAAAACTTCGATTACAGTTAGTTGAAACGCATTTGTGTTTGCCGGTTGTCAAACTTATTCTAAGCATTGCAGTTAAGTGGAGAGATTAATTGTTAAGTAAaactaattatatttaatacgtgtgtgtgtatgtatggtatgtattaattgaattaataataaaagtacgacaacaaatttaattttgaaaatgtatAGTGAAAGACATTTAAGGAGgctgaagcagcagcaaaaacagaaATATAGGAACCAATTAAATtctaaagcctagtactctgacgagaaaaatccgctgtataaatttagacagcggccaaactccatataaaaaaacggtgtcgaaaaaagaagaagaacttttagccacgtcgttttttccggtactctgacgacgaaaatgaagcctgcgaaaattgaatggcgttgccagatcaagatagtaaacagctgatatcgcgctgtctaaataattcatttgatttatttagacacccctaatggagggaaagttgaagaaAAAAGGTGGcatcaaggggaagcccataatatggaatttaacccacaaaggacattttaatgccatatttattaatatttttaatatttttttttaatatttgtttacaaacagctgtccagtgtgaccaaagaaaatccttaaacgccataaaaagtacattttcatggcatttcaggattttccttaattttttttggtcacactagctcggtagcgaaataaacagcgattccgctgtctaatttagacagcgggtttttctcgtcagagtactaggcttataCTGGAAAAAGCAGATACAGTGAACATTGAAAATTGTGACATTATGGTACAAAATGTACCTAGTGAAAATAATGACAATCTgtcctgctccggtaatcgaaaacggcaagattttttcgttttcgtttttgaaaacgagaaattggtgctccggtaatcgaaaacgaaagattttttcgatttgaaaaacgggcacatTTTTCTGgtcggaatgaaaagtaaatggctttttttatatgaaatcagatcttatttacaatttacaaaaaatagtttactcagtggtctattgatgtttattccacaccaccacaagatcattctggcaggtagttattttataaataatttatttcagaccccacctcagatttgacaacaacatttttgccgtgttcaaccagttttctcggtttggccataggtcgataagttcaccgcaaaaagctatcgccaaggttgccatactgTTGGTgaaacgaaacagccagttaaaaatacttataaaatataaatgaatacattaataactttagaggaccgccaaaatggttgtttataattaatgctatttaatgagattacttaaatggtcaaaattaaccgaattattatttgagaccaccggaattaaaactgtgaaaagtgtggcagcatcttaggtgcctagatttgcttaaggggggacatctgagtaactttttttttaaatcgaaaaatttttattttgcttaaaaaattctttagggtcttaaaaataacataccaaaagatagagtccggcaaatgtgtctagtgtcgaaattttccattctgcgcaatgcctctcatgtaaatatatacgattttaaaactttaaacgcgtttttctcaaaaccacttttttgagttggccgaaaacataactcgaacaaatcttaaccgatcgatctgaaattttgacagtatatccaaaatacctatggctatcgacacacgtaggattttttattttttgcttactttttttttatcaacaattttgtgacgtttttttttcatgaaaattgaacattttatttaatcactcaccattttgctaaaaatcaaaatatcgaaaaaatcctaaaatttttcgattggctttttcatttggccaaaaaaaaaattctagaaaatgggatttttttttgccagttactcagatgtcccccttaactctaccatttttttcctttttctggcttaaaaaaagggcaattgtaaatataataggcagtactttacgttgtttgcttattacgaGGATTTGAAAATGTGGTTTCTAAAGCATAGGCCCAACCGTGACAGTGTAATTGACTTAGTTCATatactgaaaaaaaataatttacatgTCGACCCATTTTATAAATACAGTGCGCCAAAGAAAGCAGAAATAACACAAATGGATGGTTGTCGTAACTTAAACATTggcattaaaaaacaattagaTAAACTTTtgaattcaattaattataatgaaaACGTAATTGTTGACGTAAATATTGATGGAATTCCGCTTTTTAAAAGTTCCAATGCACAACTTTGGCCGATTTTAATCAAATTGTCAAATATTCCAAGTTGCCCTGTAGTGCCtgttggaatatttttaggaaaatcTAAGCCTCATAGTCTCGACGAATTTCTTAGCCAATTTACTTCTGAGctaaaacatttatttcataacggaattgaaataaacaaacaaccgttaaaaataaaactgagaGCTATTGTTTGTGATGCCCCTACTAGGGCTTACATTAGTGGGACTCCAGGACATACATCTTCGCATGGATGCTCAAAATGTATTCAAGTCggcagaaaaataaatggtgTTTTAACATACAAAACCACAAGGGGAGATTTAATAACAGACGAGgactttaaaaatagaatatattgTGACCACCATTTAAAACAGTTTTTGACAAAAATTACACCCTTTGAaactttaaatgttaaatggTCACGCAAATTCCATTAGACTGCATgcatttatttgatttaggAGTCATGCGCAAAATCCTTGTTCGATTGATGACTAATAAATCTTATAATAAATTGACgtaagacaaaaaaaaaatgtctaaaaaattaattgactTACACAAAAAAATGCCCTGAGAATTCGTAAGGAAGCCAAGATCTCTAAATGAACTGTATAACTGGAAAGCGACTGAATTTAGACAATTTTTACTTTATGCAGGAATTTgcgtatttaaaaatgaattgtCTGATGaccaatattatttatttttgttgttgcattgCGCGTATAGGATTCTGTGCTGTCCATATCAACgacaattaaatttgcaaaccTCTCAGCGcatgttattttttgttattttgttgaAAACTTTCCAAGAATATTTGGGGAAAATAGTGTAACGTACAATATACATAGTTTACTCCATGTAAAAGAAACTGTGGAGTATGTTGGCGATCCAGTTAAAGGCTCTGCTTAtgcttttgaaaattatttacagcatttaaaacaagaaaggaagctaacttcggcaaaccgaagtttgtatacccttgcagattggtttcgatgtttatattatagatttaaatgctgaaaagactcacaaaacagtgtttcattacattttacctatatttattatgtttacagtttgacagttacagttttacattcccagttttacattttctctacatctaccgatcggtttatatggcagctatatgatatagttgtccgatttgtatgaaatttataccataattctagaataataaaaaaagcttataccTTAGAgaagataaacatacgttgaaaaacaacgaaactataattttttttcctatttatttctcgatcgttcctatggcagctatatcatatagtcgtccgattttgatacaatttataccaaaattctaaaataatatagaatggccatatctaaaaaatggtgcaaaaatgttgaaaaacagccaagttagaattttttttcgaaaaataaattgaacatttgtatggcagctatatgatatagtcgtccgatccggcccgttctgacatatatagcagtgagagcatatagaagactatatgcaaagtttcattcagatagctttaaaactgagggactagtttacGTAGAAACAgaaagacagacagacagacagacggacagacggacatggctagatcgactcggctgttgatgctgatcaagaatatatatactttaaagggtcggaaacgtctccttcactgcgttgcaacttgcaaacttctgactgaaattataataccctgcaagggtataaaaatatgtccgAAAGCCAACAAAAATTTTGGAGAAAATTCCCCGGAGAATTGAcgaagaaaattatttaccaGTCACACATATATTAGAaactgaaaaaagaaaaaatttgatAATACTTAAAGGTTGCACATTAATGCAGAAGGAACCTAACAATTATTGTTATATTGAAGGCGATGTTCCAGTAGAAATTGTATCAATTATGCAAGATTCCGAAAATCAATTTAGGGCAAGACGATTTCAAAATCTGCTGAACTTTTATACTGACCCTTTAAACTCGTGTGATATGGGTATTTACCTAGCAGATGCGGAGCCCTCATCTTCAgaagaaattttcaaattagACCAGTTAATTTGTAAGGCGATCGTTATTCCCTACTTAAATGGTTTAATTATAATGCCTTTTCTTCATCATATTGAAAATATGAAtgtttttaaactatttcttatattttaataaaaaagacaCCAAGAAACACAAAACAAGCAAAAGGGGAAAATATGTAAGACAGCTCAGACAGACAAATTATGCGAATGAAGTTTCTTAACACCGgtaagttaaaaaaattgttgttaaGATCTTGAATAAATTAAGTATTAAAACCTTAAatttttagataagaaagccGACTGCAAATGTGGGGAAACCATCGCGCGTCTTGACAAGATGATAGTCGATCTAACTGAACTAGTTAGCACCTCACGAGGTAAGAGgctaatttattgtttaatttgagctttgaataaaatgtttctttctttttttttttgcagccgAAACAAAAGTGGCCGATGAAGTTCATGCTTTAAGAGGTATAAGATCGTGTCAATGATCCCTTAATAAAATATGCATTAatatatgcaatatttataCTTAGCCGACCAAAAAGTGACGCAGGACAAAATCGAGGTACTAGTAGAAGCTTCCTCAGAGCAAACAGCCACTGTCAAGGGGATGACGAAGCAACAAGGAGAAAGGCAGAAGGTGGCTAGCAAGTTTCCTGTTCAGACAGTAGGCGATCTAATTGATCTGAACTCAGTAATAAACATCGCAAACCGAGAGCTCTGTGTATGTATAAATACCGACAAAAATGTTCTTTTAATCGCAATTCGTATTTATTTCGTTTACAGATTGatgcaataaaaaacataattgTCAATGGcggaattttaaaaaatctgagAAATCTTATGGCTAATGAGGTGGTTTTGGCTTATAATATAGATGGTGTTCAGGGGAAAGCGGCCTTAAGAAAGGAAATAGATTTCTATGGTGTTATGATTGGTAGGTATTTATAATCAGGCCtgttaaatttgaattaagaTTAATAATCATTAAATTTATCTTATTCCCAGATTCCATAAATGCAGTTGGAGGTATTGGGTCAGCTGAGGACCAGCTGCGAGAGGCCTTGCAGCTCCAAAAAAAGAGGCACTTTAAAAACTCTAgcgttaacaaaaaaaaaaaaataagaaaatgaatttatttaaaaataaaaaataagtacatTAATAATGCATTTCAACAATTGTTacttctattattttttaatatataatgggTACTTACTTTACCGACCATTCTATGGGGTCCCATGTAAGAACTTACATTACCGACCATTCCATAGGGTCccatgtaagtacttacattacCAACCATTCTATGGGGTCccatgtaagtacttacattacTTCCCTTAATATGGAGCACTATTTCACTAGTTCCTGGGTATACGACACGGTGGCGATTGACCCTATTTGCGGACATTTCATACAAAAACGGAAATGAAAGATCGCATTGCTAGGGCCCGATGGGTAAGTAGGGGTGGTCTGCTGGTAAGCGCTTATTTCAGCAGCTACGAACCAGCGCGCAGTACTGCAGGGTTTCGATTACCGAAGCAGGcctgaataaaaaaaactcatctcagagtagataaaagtACGCTAAAacacaacgaagttataatttttttctcctaatcttccgatcgttcctatggcagctataagatataattttccgatattattaaaattaataattaattaaaattataatttttgttctacaaatttatcgaacatttgatatatatgatatatatgaTGTaatcgtccgatccggcccgtttcgACATATATAGCTGTGAGACTATATAGacgactatatgcaaagtttcattcagatagctttatactgtcttcccacacagcgcatttgtgaggaacgattgggattttaaaaaaaaagtaaaactcgtattcccacagagctgcgttaaagcgcatccgcatccgaacagctgatcgatcagctgcggctcatgaaaacgtaaacaaagactgtcgaattggcagttgcaaatttgaaatggagcatttaccaatttattttggctgttgtacaacatcaaaagcacagattgcgtcagaatttatccgcactaaattttaatgaataaatgacaaggaattttagtttttctaatgatttttctctaacacaGAGCAAATGCTGGCCCTGCAGGAGCAGCTGGGCATGGAGTGGCTCGAGAAGTATACCAGGTGTGTTAGTTGAAGTTTGCCGGTTTTTTCGATAAAGAAAACACTCAATTTTCAAGAGAATGtgataaatttgttatttaaagtATTGACCATTGGCTTCTACACATTTCGCCTATCTTTCAGGCAAATTATGGATACCATTctaaaaccactttttttctTACGAGGCAAACCATTCGACGAGCCATTTTTCGACTTCTTCAAAATTGGCGAAGTGCTGCTCTGCCAGTGAGTGTCCCATCGATGCAAAAAGGTGATAGTCGGACAGGGCGAGGTCTGGAGAGTACAGCGGGGGCGATAATATTTCCCAATCAAGTCCTTTCAGTGTGTCCTTCGTCAGTTTAGCGGTATGAGTCGGCGCGTTGTCATGTTGCAAGATAACTTTGCCATGTTTTCGGGCCCATTCGGCCGTTTTTCGATCAACGCATTAttcaaattgataatttgtcgTCGGTAGCGATACTTTTTAACAATTTGACCAAGGTTTTAATAACTCGAATTTCACGACAACACATGGGTCCCGCAAATTCGATTTACTTGGAACAAAACTCGACATACTCACTGAGGTAAAAAAGTatgaagtttttattttgacgGAATGCGACTTGTGTATTTCTTTAGGTTAAtgtcaacagaaaaaaatgacACATATTCCGAATGATACAAATGTATATAGTACTGCTAGCGGCATCAACAGTAAAACCGGCAAACTTCAACTAACACCCCTGGTATAAACGCTCTAAAGATGCGTGTAAACTACAAGAACCAATTTCAAGTGGCCAAGACACTTGTTGACCTGCAAAATGTAGAGCTCGACAAGAACCAATCGGAGAACGATCGTCTTAAAGCTGAGTTGAGCATTATAGCAAGTGAATTCACCGATTTCCATCAGAAATTTAAGCAAACTGAAGCAACTGCTGCTAAACtcttaaatgaaaataaaaagcaagcgGCAGAATTGGAAGAGCAAAAGCTTAAGCTGCAAGATACAGTTGCTGAACTTGCAGATTTTGAGAATAAATGTTATCAGCTCGATGCCGAATTGAAGGTCAAGACACTGGAGTGCGATGGGCTCAACCAGCAGGCGTTGGGCTTTGAAGAGCTGATGTTCTTAAACAACGAAATGGCTGCTCGCATTGGCCACTCAAACCTCGCTGGTTGAGGTTAACGAAGAATTCGCCAGGGAATCAGTGGAACTGAATGCCCAAAATAACGCCCACAAAGAAACCATTTCTAGCCTAATGTGGACTTTGGACAAGAAAACACAGGATCTCACGAAATTAAAAGAGAGCCAGGAGATGCTCGAATTTGCAAACATCCAGCAGGCCTTCCTGCACAGCGCAGAGCGCCAAAAGTGCGAGGCTCAAAACTTGGAGTTGCAGGAAACAATCAAAAGCTTGCAGAACATGCTGAAGGATCAAGGTCAAGTCTTGCAGGCTGAGCAGGAAAAGCTAGCTAAGGTCAACCATGAAAGTCTGTGGCTAAAAACTGAATTAGATGGCGAAAGGTTAATACCAGCCTCAAGGATGACAAGAAGCAGATGGGCAATCAGTTGGCA
Proteins encoded:
- the LOC138928386 gene encoding uncharacterized protein — its product is MRMKFLNTDKKADCKCGETIARLDKMIVDLTELVSTSRAETKVADEVHALRADQKVTQDKIEVLVEASSEQTATVKGMTKQQGERQKVASKFPVQTVGDLIDLNSVINIANRELCIDAIKNIIVNGGILKNLRNLMANEVVLAYNIDGVQGKAALRKEIDFYGVMIDSINAVGGIGSAEDQLREALQLQKKRHFKNSSMRVNYKNQFQVAKTLVDLQNVELDKNQSENDRLKAELSIIASEFTDFHQKFKQTEATAAKLLNENKKQAAELEEQKLKLQDTVAELADFENKCYQLDAELKVKTLECDGLNQQALGFEELMFLNNEMAARIGHSNLAG